One part of the Parabacteroides distasonis ATCC 8503 genome encodes these proteins:
- a CDS encoding phosphoribosylaminoimidazolesuccinocarboxamide synthase yields MKKALVKTDFNFPRQKSVYHGKVRDVYNINDEVLVMVATDRISAFDVILPEGIPYKGQMLNQIAAKFLDATTDICPNWKMATPDPMVTVGVQCQGFPVEMIVRGYLCGSAWRAYKSGVREICGVKLPEGMRENQRFPEPIITPTTKAEIGEHDQDISKEEILAKGLVSKEDYEVLEKYTMALFKRGTEIAKERGLILVDTKYEFGHRDGKIYLIDEIHTPDSSRYFYSEGYEDRFAKGEPQKQLSKEFVREWLMENGFQGKSGQKVPEMTPEIVEGISNRYIELFEHITGETFVKGETDNLLNRIEKNVTEYLQNK; encoded by the coding sequence ATGAAGAAGGCATTAGTTAAAACAGACTTCAATTTCCCGCGACAAAAGAGCGTATACCATGGGAAAGTACGCGACGTGTACAACATCAATGACGAGGTATTGGTAATGGTCGCTACAGACCGTATTTCCGCTTTCGATGTTATCTTGCCGGAAGGTATTCCTTACAAGGGACAAATGTTAAACCAGATCGCCGCCAAGTTCCTTGACGCTACGACTGATATTTGTCCGAACTGGAAAATGGCTACTCCGGACCCGATGGTAACGGTTGGCGTTCAATGCCAAGGTTTCCCGGTTGAGATGATCGTACGCGGTTATCTGTGCGGAAGCGCATGGCGTGCTTATAAGAGCGGTGTACGTGAGATCTGCGGCGTGAAACTACCGGAGGGTATGCGTGAGAACCAACGTTTCCCCGAACCCATCATCACCCCGACCACAAAGGCTGAGATCGGAGAGCATGATCAAGATATCTCTAAAGAGGAGATTCTCGCTAAAGGTTTGGTCTCTAAAGAGGACTACGAGGTTCTTGAGAAATATACGATGGCCTTGTTTAAACGCGGTACCGAGATCGCTAAGGAACGTGGCTTGATCTTGGTTGACACGAAATATGAGTTCGGTCATCGTGACGGCAAGATCTATTTGATCGACGAGATCCATACTCCGGATTCCTCCCGTTATTTCTACTCAGAAGGATACGAGGATCGTTTCGCCAAAGGGGAACCGCAGAAGCAACTTTCCAAGGAGTTCGTCCGCGAATGGTTGATGGAAAATGGCTTCCAAGGTAAATCCGGACAGAAAGTTCCTGAAATGACACCGGAGATCGTAGAAGGAATCAGCAACCGATATATCGAATTGTTCGAGCATATCACAGGGGAGACTTTCGTAAAAGGCGAGACTGATAACTTGCTGAACCGCATCGAGAAAAACGTTACTGAATATTTACAGAATAAATAA
- a CDS encoding shikimate dehydrogenase family protein has product MQKYGLLGYPLGHSFSKTYFNQKFEAEKIDAEYLNFEIPSIKEIKNVIKENPELNGLNVTIPYKEQVIPYLDDLDDDARQIGAVNVIKFTKGLFGKLKLKGYNSDIIGFKQSIDPLLKETHRKALILGTGGASKAVFHGLKQLGVGATLVSRKPKEFCITYDEITPKTMEQYTVIVNTTPLGMFPNIDSCPDIPYDLLTPNHLLYDLLYNPDETLFMKKGKEKGAVVKNGLEMLLLQAFAAWEIWQK; this is encoded by the coding sequence ATGCAGAAATATGGCTTACTGGGATATCCCCTCGGACATTCGTTTTCTAAAACGTATTTCAACCAGAAGTTTGAGGCGGAGAAGATCGACGCTGAGTACTTGAATTTCGAGATTCCCTCTATCAAGGAGATTAAGAACGTAATCAAAGAAAACCCTGAACTTAACGGTTTAAACGTGACCATTCCTTATAAGGAACAAGTAATCCCATATTTAGACGATTTGGATGACGATGCCCGTCAGATCGGAGCGGTAAATGTCATCAAGTTCACAAAAGGTCTTTTCGGCAAACTTAAACTGAAAGGATATAACTCGGATATTATCGGATTCAAGCAATCGATTGATCCTTTATTGAAAGAAACGCACCGGAAAGCGTTGATCCTTGGTACGGGAGGGGCGTCAAAGGCAGTCTTCCATGGACTGAAACAGCTAGGTGTTGGTGCCACGCTGGTTTCTCGCAAACCGAAAGAATTTTGTATCACGTACGATGAGATTACTCCGAAGACCATGGAGCAATATACGGTGATCGTGAATACGACTCCCTTAGGCATGTTCCCGAATATAGACTCATGTCCGGATATCCCGTACGATTTACTTACGCCGAATCATCTATTGTATGATTTACTTTACAATCCGGATGAGACCCTTTTCATGAAGAAAGGAAAAGAAAAAGGCGCCGTCGTGAAAAATGGTCTGGAAATGCTTCTATTACAGGCTTTCGCCGCTTGGGAGATCTGGCAGAAATAG
- the gldE gene encoding gliding motility-associated protein GldE has translation MDSDYYLWGLFENVTVQALTAGPVIALSLAFLLLFVSGFVSASEVAFFSLTPGDLNEIGEENRPADPVIKRLLERSEYLLASILIANNFVNVAVVMLCTYAINAWINFSAAPLLGFVLETILLTFLLLLFGEIMPKIYAQKNSLRFVRFSASVLSGLERFCRPFSKILVNSTSVINKALAKKKYDISVDELSKALELTSTEIPEEKEMLAEIIKFYNKTADEIMTPRLDMEDIEIKISFREVVDFIIKSGYSRIPVYSETEDNIKGILYIKDLLPYIDKPDTFRWQSLIRPAYFVPETKKIDDLLEEFRTNKIHMAIVVDEFGGTSGIVTMEDILEEIVGEISDEYDEDEQQFIRLADGSLIFEAKILLTDFFRVIDADPSDFGKLTEEVETLAGLLLEIKGDFPRRREIIDFKEYRFQVLEVDNRRILKVKFNRILEDTGNDENGKDTK, from the coding sequence TTGGACTCGGACTATTATTTATGGGGCTTATTTGAAAACGTAACGGTGCAGGCGCTGACAGCGGGTCCTGTGATCGCATTAAGCCTCGCTTTTTTACTGCTGTTTGTTTCCGGCTTCGTGTCGGCCTCTGAAGTGGCATTCTTTTCTCTAACCCCGGGTGACCTAAATGAGATCGGGGAAGAGAATCGCCCGGCAGATCCTGTTATCAAACGTCTCCTTGAACGTTCGGAGTATCTATTGGCATCTATATTGATCGCTAATAATTTTGTAAATGTGGCGGTCGTTATGCTGTGTACCTATGCGATTAACGCTTGGATTAATTTCTCGGCCGCTCCTCTTCTAGGCTTTGTGCTTGAGACGATTCTCTTGACTTTCTTGCTTTTACTTTTTGGGGAGATCATGCCTAAGATTTACGCACAGAAGAATTCTTTGCGTTTTGTTCGTTTTTCAGCCTCCGTATTAAGTGGTTTGGAACGCTTCTGCCGCCCATTCTCGAAAATCTTGGTTAATTCCACATCGGTCATCAATAAAGCGTTAGCGAAAAAGAAATATGATATCTCTGTAGATGAGCTTTCTAAAGCGTTAGAGCTAACCTCTACCGAGATCCCGGAGGAGAAGGAGATGCTGGCGGAGATTATCAAGTTTTATAATAAGACCGCTGATGAGATCATGACTCCTCGTCTGGATATGGAAGATATCGAGATCAAGATCAGTTTCCGTGAGGTGGTTGATTTTATTATCAAATCCGGCTATTCGCGTATTCCGGTATATTCCGAGACTGAGGATAATATAAAAGGTATCTTATATATCAAGGACTTATTGCCCTATATTGACAAGCCCGATACATTCCGTTGGCAGAGCTTGATCCGACCGGCCTATTTCGTGCCGGAAACCAAGAAGATCGATGATTTGCTGGAAGAGTTCCGTACCAATAAAATTCATATGGCGATCGTGGTCGATGAGTTTGGCGGTACCTCCGGTATCGTGACGATGGAAGATATCCTAGAGGAAATTGTTGGAGAGATCTCCGATGAGTATGATGAGGATGAGCAACAATTCATCCGTTTAGCAGACGGTAGCTTGATCTTTGAGGCAAAGATATTATTGACGGATTTCTTCCGGGTTATCGATGCCGATCCCTCAGATTTTGGTAAATTGACGGAAGAAGTGGAAACTTTGGCCGGTCTTTTGTTGGAGATAAAAGGGGATTTTCCACGCCGTAGGGAGATTATAGATTTTAAGGAATATCGTTTCCAAGTGCTGGAAGTGGATAACAGGAGGATATTAAAGGTTAAATTTAACCGTATCCTTGAAGATACAGGGAATGATGAGAATGGGAAAGATACGAAGTAA
- a CDS encoding 4'-phosphopantetheinyl transferase family protein, which yields MALLYKQLSPLHGVWKMEESSDELLGMLEHKADYSSFLERVSAEKRRQERFASRVLLKELLGEEARVDYHSTGAPFLACVPLYISISHTKDYVAVILDKRPTGIDIEYRSDRILKIRSRFMNPEEEAGIDLEHEVEHLLIHWCAKETLFKIIGQEGVDFQKHLHVNPFPYLSSGTFKGRETRTEACREYELAYQVTPDYVLTWLK from the coding sequence ATGGCCTTGCTATATAAACAACTCTCGCCGCTGCATGGAGTCTGGAAAATGGAAGAAAGCTCTGATGAGCTTTTGGGGATGCTTGAGCATAAAGCGGACTATTCTTCTTTTTTGGAGCGGGTATCGGCAGAGAAGCGGAGGCAGGAACGTTTCGCCAGCCGGGTGCTTTTAAAAGAGCTTTTAGGAGAGGAGGCAAGGGTTGACTATCATTCTACGGGTGCCCCGTTCCTTGCGTGCGTACCTTTATATATAAGTATATCTCATACGAAAGATTATGTGGCGGTAATCTTGGATAAGCGTCCGACAGGGATCGATATCGAGTATCGTTCGGACCGGATCTTGAAAATACGAAGTCGCTTTATGAATCCGGAGGAAGAGGCGGGTATCGATCTGGAGCATGAGGTCGAGCATCTATTAATCCATTGGTGCGCCAAAGAAACCTTGTTCAAGATAATCGGGCAGGAAGGAGTGGACTTTCAAAAGCATCTTCACGTGAATCCTTTTCCTTATTTATCGAGTGGGACGTTTAAGGGACGAGAAACCCGGACCGAGGCATGCCGGGAATATGAGTTGGCATATCAAGTTACACCGGACTATGTATTGACTTGGTTGAAGTAA
- a CDS encoding DUF5715 family protein, whose translation MKMKTVFNVMLLLVVIVSATAFSSCKEKRGELKKIWYNGSYNRDFNDLNDVHLSVAKKIGIEPVSSREGAEHASRDMVEIKTNDYYEVEELTHSIPYLVPEAANLLEDIGKNFQDSLKNLNASIYKIKVTSVTRTVADVKKLRKRNTNSSLNSAHQYGTTFDVSWVRYTKIDEKDTLNIDKDRLKMVLASVLRDLRRADRCYIKHERKQGCFHITAREL comes from the coding sequence ATGAAGATGAAGACTGTGTTTAATGTGATGTTGTTGCTGGTCGTGATCGTGTCGGCGACGGCTTTTTCTTCTTGTAAGGAGAAAAGAGGTGAATTGAAGAAGATTTGGTACAATGGAAGCTATAATCGTGATTTTAATGATTTGAATGACGTTCATTTGTCCGTTGCGAAGAAGATCGGCATAGAGCCTGTCTCTTCGAGGGAAGGAGCGGAGCACGCCTCCCGGGATATGGTGGAGATCAAGACGAATGACTATTACGAGGTAGAGGAGTTGACGCACTCTATTCCGTATTTGGTGCCGGAAGCCGCTAATCTGCTGGAGGATATCGGGAAAAACTTCCAAGACTCATTGAAAAACTTGAATGCTTCCATTTATAAAATAAAGGTAACCAGTGTAACCCGTACGGTTGCCGATGTCAAGAAATTGAGAAAAAGGAATACGAACTCTTCTCTCAACTCTGCCCACCAATACGGAACTACGTTCGATGTATCATGGGTACGCTATACTAAGATAGATGAGAAAGATACCTTAAATATTGATAAGGACCGCTTGAAAATGGTGCTTGCCTCCGTGCTTCGTGATTTGCGCAGGGCGGATCGTTGCTATATCAAGCACGAACGCAAGCAAGGGTGTTTCCACATTACGGCTCGTGAGTTGTAA
- the ubiE gene encoding bifunctional demethylmenaquinone methyltransferase/2-methoxy-6-polyprenyl-1,4-benzoquinol methylase UbiE, whose product MTQYGSETILPYNKEEQKGTQVKRMFDSIAETYDQLNHTLSFGIDKIWRRKGIAFLRPFSPKTILDIATGTGDLAISMYKKLRPDHIVGADISLGMMEVGRKKVAAAGYSEHISFEQQDCTALTYEENSFDAVTAAFGVRNFENIEQGISEMYRVLKPGGHIMILELSTPEHFPMRQLYQIYSKTVIPFIGRLLSKEKVAYNYLPASIKVVPQGKVMTDLLTRQGFKQARVRTFTFGICSLYTGSKE is encoded by the coding sequence ATGACACAGTATGGTTCAGAGACAATACTTCCTTATAACAAAGAGGAACAAAAGGGCACGCAAGTCAAACGTATGTTCGACTCGATAGCCGAAACGTATGATCAACTCAACCATACTCTCTCATTTGGTATCGACAAGATATGGCGCAGGAAAGGGATCGCTTTCCTGCGTCCTTTCTCTCCTAAAACGATACTGGATATCGCTACCGGTACCGGAGACTTGGCTATCTCCATGTACAAAAAGCTGCGACCCGACCATATCGTCGGTGCCGACATCTCGTTAGGCATGATGGAAGTGGGACGGAAAAAAGTAGCTGCCGCCGGTTATTCGGAGCATATATCCTTCGAGCAACAGGACTGTACGGCCTTGACCTACGAGGAAAACTCGTTCGATGCCGTAACCGCCGCTTTCGGGGTTCGTAATTTTGAGAACATAGAGCAAGGTATCTCAGAGATGTACCGGGTGCTGAAACCCGGTGGACATATCATGATCTTGGAACTTTCCACACCGGAACATTTTCCCATGAGACAACTCTACCAGATCTATTCAAAGACCGTCATCCCCTTTATCGGACGTCTACTCTCTAAAGAAAAAGTCGCGTATAATTATTTGCCGGCTTCCATCAAGGTAGTTCCTCAGGGAAAGGTCATGACGGATTTACTCACCCGCCAAGGCTTCAAGCAGGCCCGTGTACGGACCTTTACCTTCGGGATCTGTTCATTATATACAGGATCTAAAGAATAA
- a CDS encoding O-acetyl-ADP-ribose deacetylase, translating into MNERIIAIQADITTLDVDAIVNAANNSLLGGGGVDGAIHWAAGPELLDECRTLQGCPTGEAKITKGYRLKARHVIHTVGPIYRNGQHGEPELLENCYRNSLRLAKENRLRTIAFPSISTGVYGYPIEEAAQIAIRTIDTFLKENPEIQQVTMCCFSGYDKSVYTKALEQITTHEP; encoded by the coding sequence ATGAACGAACGAATAATTGCTATACAAGCAGATATTACGACATTGGATGTAGACGCCATCGTAAATGCCGCGAACAATAGCTTATTGGGAGGTGGCGGCGTAGACGGTGCCATCCATTGGGCCGCCGGTCCGGAACTCCTTGACGAATGCCGGACTTTACAAGGATGCCCGACCGGAGAGGCGAAGATAACGAAAGGTTATCGATTGAAAGCCCGTCATGTCATACACACCGTCGGTCCCATCTACCGAAACGGACAACACGGAGAGCCGGAGCTACTGGAAAATTGTTATCGAAACTCCTTGCGATTGGCGAAAGAGAACAGACTGAGAACAATCGCTTTCCCATCAATAAGCACCGGCGTATATGGCTATCCTATCGAGGAGGCGGCACAGATAGCGATCCGCACGATCGATACCTTCCTAAAAGAGAATCCGGAAATCCAGCAAGTCACGATGTGCTGTTTCTCCGGATACGACAAATCGGTTTATACGAAAGCGCTGGAACAAATTACAACTCACGAGCCGTAA
- a CDS encoding PhoH family protein, translated as MIERIYILESVDPVIFYGVNNSNMQLIKTLFPKLRIVARGNVMKVIGDEDESELFLKKIREVEKYCEEFNSLSEDVILDIIKGKGPTVVKQENLIIHGMNGKPITARTENQQLLVKAFENNDLVFATGPAGSGKTFVAIALAVKALKNKEVRKIILSRPAVEAGEKLGFLPGEMKDKLDPYLQPLYDALQDMIPAAKLKEYMENNVIQIAPLAFMRGRTLNDAVIILDEAQNTTTHQIKMFLTRLGMNAKMIVTGDVTQIDLPPSTTSGLIQAMQILKGVNGIGKIEFTKKDIVRHKLVQRIVEAYDKFDDKRKKEIKEAKEKKTNIDNN; from the coding sequence ATGATTGAAAGAATTTATATTCTTGAAAGCGTAGACCCGGTAATTTTCTACGGTGTGAATAACTCTAATATGCAATTGATCAAGACATTGTTTCCGAAATTGCGTATCGTTGCCCGTGGAAATGTGATGAAAGTGATTGGAGATGAGGATGAGTCCGAGCTTTTTCTCAAGAAAATCCGTGAGGTGGAAAAATACTGTGAGGAGTTTAACTCGCTCTCCGAAGACGTGATTCTGGATATTATAAAAGGGAAAGGTCCCACGGTCGTGAAGCAGGAGAACCTGATCATCCACGGCATGAATGGCAAGCCGATTACCGCACGTACCGAGAATCAACAGTTATTGGTAAAGGCTTTCGAGAACAACGATCTGGTTTTCGCCACAGGACCCGCCGGTTCGGGTAAAACATTCGTCGCTATCGCCTTAGCCGTAAAAGCATTAAAGAATAAGGAAGTACGGAAGATCATCTTAAGCCGTCCCGCCGTGGAAGCCGGAGAAAAACTGGGTTTCTTGCCGGGTGAGATGAAAGATAAGCTAGATCCCTATCTGCAACCGCTTTACGATGCCTTGCAGGATATGATACCGGCAGCCAAGCTGAAGGAATATATGGAGAATAACGTGATACAGATCGCCCCGCTAGCGTTTATGCGCGGTCGTACCTTGAACGACGCCGTCATTATATTGGACGAGGCGCAAAACACGACGACGCATCAAATCAAGATGTTCTTGACCCGCTTGGGTATGAACGCCAAGATGATCGTCACCGGAGATGTCACGCAGATAGACCTTCCGCCTTCTACCACGTCCGGATTGATACAGGCCATGCAAATATTGAAGGGCGTAAACGGGATCGGTAAGATCGAGTTCACCAAGAAAGATATTGTCCGGCATAAACTTGTCCAACGAATCGTAGAGGCTTATGATAAGTTCGATGATAAACGGAAGAAAGAGATCAAAGAGGCAAAAGAGAAGAAAACGAATATAGACAACAACTAA